The following nucleotide sequence is from Borrelia coriaceae.
CTTGAAGATCCAAAAACCTTTGAGAATACATTTCAGTAACTTTAACTATATGAAAACCCTCTTTTGATAATATTGGTTGAGAAATGTCTCCTTTATTAAGCATAAAAACTTCTTTAATAAAATCTACTCCAAGAACACTTTGAGCATTCTGATCACCTCGTGCCAAAAATCCAAGATCCCCATTTTTAACCTTAGAAGCCTCATCATTCGAATATTTCCTTACGGCTTCTTCAAAGGTAATCTTCTTTGATTTTATCTGATTTGCAATATCTTTTGATTTTGCAAGCACCTCTGATCTCTTCTTATCTTTTGAAGAAAAGAAAACATGGCTAATCCTTGCCATATCAGGATTAACAAATTTAGTTTTATTGGCTTCATAATATTCAATGACTTCCTTTTCACTTGGAACTTTGATCTCTGAAAATTTAGGCTGAGCAATCTTTAAAATTAATTTTTGTGCAGAAATAGATCTCTTCATTGAAGATAAAAGTTCATTCCAATTTGTACCTTGACTTTCTATCATTTGTTTAATTTGCTCATTTGTAAGATTTGAGAGGCCAAACTGAGCTTTAATTGTTTGCATAACTTCTTCATCTTCAACCTTAATTCCTTGCTTTAAAGCCTCTTGACCAAAAAGAACATCGGCTATCAACACTTGTAAAACTTGTTTTTTCTCAACATTACTTAAGTCTCTACCTTGTGTCTTTTTCAATGTATTTACTTTAGAATCAAATTCTGTCTTAGTAATAATTTCATTACTATGCAAATTAATAATAACAACAGGAGTATTTTGAGCAAAAGAAGTCATTCCTATACAAAAAAACAACAGAAAACACAAAAAATTACCCATAAAATCACCTTTAAATCACTTATCAAACTAAACTTCTACTTAAAATTTTAACAAAACATTAAATTTAAATCTAGTTTAAAATAAGAATATCATTCATCTATATAAGAAAGACGCTATACCCTGACCACCCCCAATACAAAGAGAGGCAATCCCTTTTGACTTATTATTAATCTTCATAAGACGTGCAAGTGTTAACAAAATTCTAGCACCACTAACTGAAAACGGATGCCCCAAAGCAATAGCTCCTCCATTAACATTGACAATACTATCTTGTACATTATATTTTTGACGTAAAGCTTTTAAAACACTTAACGATTGTGCTGCAAAAGCTTCATTTATTTCAATAAAATCAATTTCACTTGGGATTAAACTAAATTTTTCTATAATCTTATCAATAGCAAGAAAAGCCCCAAACCCCATATGAAGAGGATTTAAGCCTACACTTTTAAAACCACCAATATAAGCTAAAGGTTCTATTCCCATCTTGCATATAAAATCTTCACTTGCCAATATTAAGAAACAAGCTCCATCATCTAAACTAGACGAATTACCAGCAGTAATAGTACCTCCCTCCTTAAAAACTGGTTTTAAAGATGAAAGTTTCTCCAAACTTAAATTATCACGTATCTCTTCATCGCTACATACAACACTTTTAAGTTTTGTCTTTTTATCAAAAATCGACAAAGGATATATTTCATCGTTAAAATAGCCACTATCTCTTGCTACTATAGCCTTCTGATGAGAATTATATGCAAACTGATCCTGCATATCTCTTGTAATTTCATGCATTTCTGCTAAATTTTCTGCTGTAAGTCCCATTACAGTACCACTTGGGGTATCAACTAAAGCATCCTTATATATCAAGTCTTCTATTTTAAAATCACCAAATTTTAAACCATCAAATCTAACACCCCTTGGCAAAAGATATGGCGCATTACTCAAATCTTCTACACCACCAGCTAAAATAATTTCACTATTACCAAGAGCTATAGAATTAAATGCAAGTTCTAAAGACTTAAGTCCTGAACCACAAACTTTGTTTACAGAAAATGCAGGAACAACCTCACTCAAGCCAGCCTTTAAAGCAATCTGCCTAGCAATATTTTGACCAAGACCTGCTGAAATTACATTTCCAATAATAACCTCATCTACCCCATCAATATTATTTCTTGCAAGCAAAGCCCTCACAATATCTGAAGATACATCAATAATATTCATTCCTTTTAATGCTCCCCCAAACTTAGTAATAGGAGATCTAAGTCCATCAATAATCACTATTTTTCTCATATAAAACCCCAAACGAAAAATTAATCTTCAAGTATATAATAAAAAATATAATTAAAAAAAAGAAAGTATAAAATATATTATAAATGATTTAATCAAAATTATCATCAGTAATTAACCACAATTAATAAAATATAATAATATATTCGCATAAAAATGCTATATTTGATATATTTAATTGTAAATGTACTTAATAAAATTTCCTCTCAAAATAATAATCATAATATTAACAATCAATTCTTATGCATATAATTATTCAATAAAATATCAAAACGATGGAGTGGAAAAATACCATTTCAATCAACTAAATGATAGCCTTGGATTTGCATTCTCTGATTTTTTTGATGATCTCAGAAGTGGTTCTCTAATATTTACCCATGAATCAAAATATAACTTTATGATCAATGCAGAAGCACACATGTTAACTTTTAGAGGTAATAAAGATTCTCCAGAACAATCAAGAAAAAGAGTTGATCTTTTAGAAATTGGCTTCATGTATTATTTTCCATTCCCAATAAAAACAAAAACACAATATTTTGGAAATATTGATATTGGCATCGGTATTAAAAACCTAATATACGGAAACTGGGGTGGCTCTTTAATACAAAAAGCAGTGCATTTTACCCTAAGACAAGAAAGACCAATTCCCAAAAATTATGAAAATTACAATTATAGAGGTCTTTTAAGTGCAGCAATTAATTATTCTTACATGAGATTTTTCAGTTTTGAAAATTACATAGACTTATCTTATTTTGCAGATTACTTTTTCAAAACCAGCATTGCAATGAATTTTAGAAATGAGTCTATAGGAATTGAAACTCAACTCTTCTATCAAAATCAAAATAAAATAAATAATATAGAAACATATTCAAGAACACAAGAAGCAGAAACTGGAATTGGAATTCAATACAGACTTTATTCTAAAAACTTTTTTACAATCAATAACCTTAATTTAAATAATTTCTCAAACAAGGATAAATTTTTCAGTGTAGGAGGATTTGGCATAGTCTTTACTGAAGAATATGAAAACATCTCAGAAGACAATTTATATACCCTAAACCAAAATTTTTCTTTTGGATTTGACATTATGATCCCATTCCAAACCAAAAATTCAATGTATTACAAAATAATACCCAAACTCAAATATTACTTTGCCATTGCAACAAATTATGATGTCAATTCAACTGAAATAAATAGTCGTACAAATAGATTCTCATCTGGAGTTACATATGAATTCTTTACAAAAGATCGATTTATATTATATATATGTTCTGGAATATTTTTATCTTACAATAAAGATAAAAAAGACGTAAAAGCTATTTACAGACCACTAAAAATAAAAGATACACTACAAGCAGGACTAGAAATTGAACCTGGAATATCCATAGACACATTTAAATACAATAAAGCACAATATAATATAAAAATATTTACAAAAATTAACTATTCACCAATTGTTTATAATATAAAAACTTATAATTTAGAACAACATAAATTAAATTTTAATTATCTTGGAATTGGCATAGCAATCAATATCTAAATACTGCAGGTTATGCTCATGAAATAAATAAAATCTTATCCAAAATCAAAAAATGATATTAATAATCATTTTCATGTTCTTTATTAACAAACTTAACAACATGTGGCAAAAATAATATATCAACCCTTCCTGTAGGCCCATTTCTATGTTTAGCCACAATAATCTTAGTATCGATAGCGCTAACCAATCTCTCATCATCAGAACCGCTTTTTAAGTCTTTATCTCTATGAAGCAACATAACAATATCTGCATCTTGTTCTAATGCTCCTGATTCTCTTAAACTAGCAAGACTGGGTTCACGTCCCTCAGTATCTCTTGTAAGTTGTGAAAGGGCAATAATTGGAATTTTAAGCTCTCTTGCAAGCTCCTTGAGTGATTTGCTAATCGAAGCTACTTGCTCATGCCTTGGAATATTTTTAGTTTCAAGCGAAATAAGACTAATATAATCAACAAATAGTATATCTATACCAAAAAATCTCTTAAGCTTCCTGGCTTGAGTTGCAAGTGTTAATAAACTAATATTAGCAGTATCTTCAATATAAAATTCAGAATTACTAATATCATTTACAACATCATTGATTGCCTTAATTTCATGACCTGATAAAATACTATTTTGAATCTTAAAACTATCAATATTAGCTTGAGAAGATATTATCCTTTTAATTAAAGCATCAGAAGTCATCTCAAGAGAAAAAAAGCCCACTTTTCGCTTCTTATCATTCCTCAATGCAATACTTGATGCAATATTAAGTGCAAACGCGGTTTTACCAACACTAGGACGAGCACCTATAATAATAAAATCACTCTCTCTAAAACCTCCAATCAGATTGTCAACTTTTTTAAAACCACTTGGAATACCAAAATTAACTTCTCGCTTTTTAACACTCCTCTCATATATTTCAGCATGAACCCTCTCAGCAATAACTTTTGCATGATTAAGATTTTTACTAGAACAATCTAATTCAATTGAAAGAATCTGTCTTTGAGATTCTTCCACAAATTGTTCAACTTTTTTTGTAGAATCATTAGCTAAATCATTTAGTTCCCTAGAAATCTTGGAAATATCTCTTCTAATGCGGTGTTCCTTAACAATTTTTGCATAAACATTTATAGTCTTATCAGTTGGAAGATATCCTGATAAAAAACTCAAATAATCCTGCAATCCTGTTAAAGCTTTAAAATTATTTAAAAGCTGTGACTTAGGTGTTAAGGAAGATACTTCCTCAAATACAGTTATTGGATCAATATTTTCCCTCTTCTCATAAAGGGAAATCATAGCTTTAAAAATCATTTCATGATTTTGATTATAAAAATCATCCGGTTTTAGATATAATAATGCCTCTTCTAACTTGCCCGAATTATAGAATATACTCGAAATAACGGCCTTTTCCGCACCTTCGTTAAAAAGAAGTGTAGAGGCTGTGTCTATTGAAGTAAAAGCCACAAGCTATCCCTCTTCTCTAAACTCCCTTTTCAATACTCTTAGACTTTTTAAGAGAAGTTTTTTTAGCTTCCCCTTTTATCTCAACTTTAATAACGGCATTAATCCCCTCATAAAGCTTAATAGTCACATCATACATTCCAAAAGTCCTTAATGTACCATTATGTATATCTATTTTTTTTCTCTCAATCTCAAATCCAAGCTTTAAAAGCTCATCGGCAATATTTAAGCTACTAATACTATGAAATAACTTTCCAGTATCATTAGACTGCATTACAAACTCTAAATTAACCTTATCAAGCTTTTCTTTAAGTTCAAGAGCCATTCTCTTTCTTGTTTCTTGTCTCTTAAGTATGGCTCGCTTCTTTTGACTAAAAATATCAACATTATGTTTATCTAAAAAAACAGCAAAACCTTTTGGTAGTAAATAATTCCTTGCAAAACCATCCCTTACATCAACAATATCACCTTCTTTACCAAGATTAACAAAATCTTCCTTTAAAATAACTCTCATAATCTCTCCTTAATACTTCTTCACAAAAGGAAGTAAAGCCATATATCTAGCTTTTTTAATCTCCAATGCAAGATGCCTTTGATGCTTAGCAGAGGTACCTGTAATCCTTCTAGGTAATATTTTCCCTTGTTCTGTAATAAACTTTTTAAGGAACTCAAAATCTTTATAATCAGGAACTCTGTCCAGATCACAAAATCTGCATGTTTTTTTCTTAAAAAATCTAAAATTAGTATTTTTTTTAAAACCATCTTGATGTCCATCAGTTCTTGAATCTCGCTGATGAGAATCCATATCTTTATACATAAATTCAAACTCCTAAAAAGGTATATCTTCATCAAAACTATCATCAAAACCAATATCCGTAAACGGATCTGGTTTCTTATAACTTTCAAAACCAACATTATTAGTGCCTTGATCATTCAAAGACGACCCAAACATTTGAATATCATTTACCCAAACACTGTACTTATTCTTCTTGTCTCCAGTACTTTTATCTTGCCAACTCTCATATCTTAAAGAACCACTAATTACAACTTGCTTTCCCTTCTTAAGAAAAGAACTAAGACCTTCAGCTCTCTTGGAAAAAATAACACAATCAAAAAACTGGGCATGATCTACCCATTCATCATTTCTTTTCATCCTTCTGTTATTAGCTAAACCAAATTTAAGAATAGCCATACCTGACTCGGTATAAGTAAGCTCAGAATCCCTAGTAAGCCTACCAGATAACACTAAGGAATTAATGTCGGCCATCTATAACCTCCTCAATCTATTTTTCCATCAGTCTTTACATCGATCTTAACATCAGTATTAGATACTGATGGTTCCTTTTCTTTAATATCCCTATTATCCCTAAACTCTCTAAAATTTCTTCTCTTAACTTTCTTGACATTAATCTTTTTGTTAAGCTTAACTAAGATCATATACCTTAACAGATTTTTAATAAGTTTTAATTGCCCTTCAAGCTCTTTTAAATTATTACTATCCATTTTAAATTCTATGATCTCATACCTACCACGCAACTGCTTCTTAATAGGATACTCTAATGCCCTCTCACCAAGAGAATTCTCAACAAGATCACTAACATCAAAAGCTGTTAACCGTTTCTTTACCTCTTCTAAAGCAACCTTATATTCAAGTTCTTCGCTCTTAAACAACAAACATGCTTCATACTTTTTGATCATTCTAACTCCTTATGGTCTTAATCGCACCATAAACCTTTAAAATTTATGGCAAAGGTCATCTTAATATGATTATATATTACTTGAGTAGTATATAAAAATACTTATTTTTTTTCAATATTGAGTAAAAATCTTTCTAAAAGAAATCTATTTTTACCACATCTCAACAAATTAAATATATTTTAATTATCACCATCGTCCTTATTAACTTTATAAAGTTTTCCTACAGAACCTTGCTTCTCAAGTTTATCATCTTCCTTCATTTCAAT
It contains:
- a CDS encoding peptidylprolyl isomerase is translated as MGNFLCFLLFFCIGMTSFAQNTPVVIINLHSNEIITKTEFDSKVNTLKKTQGRDLSNVEKKQVLQVLIADVLFGQEALKQGIKVEDEEVMQTIKAQFGLSNLTNEQIKQMIESQGTNWNELLSSMKRSISAQKLILKIAQPKFSEIKVPSEKEVIEYYEANKTKFVNPDMARISHVFFSSKDKKRSEVLAKSKDIANQIKSKKITFEEAVRKYSNDEASKVKNGDLGFLARGDQNAQSVLGVDFIKEVFMLNKGDISQPILSKEGFHIVKVTEMYSQRFLDLQDKISPNVDMTVKDAIKNNMVNIHQQQIVARVQQELYDKLNKSASIQILDSSLK
- a CDS encoding thiolase family protein; protein product: MRKIVIIDGLRSPITKFGGALKGMNIIDVSSDIVRALLARNNIDGVDEVIIGNVISAGLGQNIARQIALKAGLSEVVPAFSVNKVCGSGLKSLELAFNSIALGNSEIILAGGVEDLSNAPYLLPRGVRFDGLKFGDFKIEDLIYKDALVDTPSGTVMGLTAENLAEMHEITRDMQDQFAYNSHQKAIVARDSGYFNDEIYPLSIFDKKTKLKSVVCSDEEIRDNLSLEKLSSLKPVFKEGGTITAGNSSSLDDGACFLILASEDFICKMGIEPLAYIGGFKSVGLNPLHMGFGAFLAIDKIIEKFSLIPSEIDFIEINEAFAAQSLSVLKALRQKYNVQDSIVNVNGGAIALGHPFSVSGARILLTLARLMKINNKSKGIASLCIGGGQGIASFLYR
- the dnaB gene encoding replicative DNA helicase, which encodes MAFTSIDTASTLLFNEGAEKAVISSIFYNSGKLEEALLYLKPDDFYNQNHEMIFKAMISLYEKRENIDPITVFEEVSSLTPKSQLLNNFKALTGLQDYLSFLSGYLPTDKTINVYAKIVKEHRIRRDISKISRELNDLANDSTKKVEQFVEESQRQILSIELDCSSKNLNHAKVIAERVHAEIYERSVKKREVNFGIPSGFKKVDNLIGGFRESDFIIIGARPSVGKTAFALNIASSIALRNDKKRKVGFFSLEMTSDALIKRIISSQANIDSFKIQNSILSGHEIKAINDVVNDISNSEFYIEDTANISLLTLATQARKLKRFFGIDILFVDYISLISLETKNIPRHEQVASISKSLKELARELKIPIIALSQLTRDTEGREPSLASLRESGALEQDADIVMLLHRDKDLKSGSDDERLVSAIDTKIIVAKHRNGPTGRVDILFLPHVVKFVNKEHENDY
- the rplI gene encoding 50S ribosomal protein L9, producing the protein MRVILKEDFVNLGKEGDIVDVRDGFARNYLLPKGFAVFLDKHNVDIFSQKKRAILKRQETRKRMALELKEKLDKVNLEFVMQSNDTGKLFHSISSLNIADELLKLGFEIERKKIDIHNGTLRTFGMYDVTIKLYEGINAVIKVEIKGEAKKTSLKKSKSIEKGV
- the rpsR gene encoding 30S ribosomal protein S18 — protein: MYKDMDSHQRDSRTDGHQDGFKKNTNFRFFKKKTCRFCDLDRVPDYKDFEFLKKFITEQGKILPRRITGTSAKHQRHLALEIKKARYMALLPFVKKY
- a CDS encoding single-stranded DNA-binding protein; this translates as MADINSLVLSGRLTRDSELTYTESGMAILKFGLANNRRMKRNDEWVDHAQFFDCVIFSKRAEGLSSFLKKGKQVVISGSLRYESWQDKSTGDKKNKYSVWVNDIQMFGSSLNDQGTNNVGFESYKKPDPFTDIGFDDSFDEDIPF
- the rpsF gene encoding 30S ribosomal protein S6 — encoded protein: MIKKYEACLLFKSEELEYKVALEEVKKRLTAFDVSDLVENSLGERALEYPIKKQLRGRYEIIEFKMDSNNLKELEGQLKLIKNLLRYMILVKLNKKINVKKVKRRNFREFRDNRDIKEKEPSVSNTDVKIDVKTDGKID